tttaataaatttatgtcAAATCTTGTTGGGTGGACCCGTTAAGAACCCAATATTTTTGGTTTAACTTAATTGGGTTCGAATGACCCATTAAAAAGTACTactcttatatttttttttttctttttaaatatatatgtatattagttttattctTTATGTTTATGCAAATCAGGTTTTTATTGTGTAAATCAGGTTTAATTGTATAAAAACAGGTTTTAATCACGTAAATTGGGCTTTTATGTGGCATAATATCATATTCATCATGGCTAACACTTCAATATTGCATATTGTCCTCAAATTAGGTAAAACGACTTTCTTTTAACATGTATAGAAGAGTCTCAAATCTGTTAGGCACTGCTGAATTTGGCGTGATTCTTGAAAACTTGTTGACAACTTGACATACACGAATAGAAGCTATATACGATAGATGTGAAATTGTACTAGAAGTTATATGTTGTGTTCTTTCTTACAAAAACCATACCTATATGGCCATTTCCAACCAACTCTATGAGTTAGAATGACGGCGGTACCTCAACTACCAATTTCTCTGCAATTTGCAATCCAACTTggtggggtacgtactaaacaagcccaatagcagtgacggcccatcagcccaaagcccaaggaagagtatcagttcggcattaccaaagagttcggccccagcctacagctcggtaaaagccaaccaatcagttcggcattaccaaagagttcggccccagcctacagctcggtaaaagccgaccaatcaagctctactctcagatcggcaaaagctgctcggcaatagttcagaagttcggtctcagtattcgaccgaactgggagatagtggactcatgcagaacctccacgacctccactacacgatctatttagtggtgtcaactcatgcaggatagcggaccaaacaaagagatagtggacccatgcaggatctcatgacctccacgacatccactacctagttagtggtgatgcaagccacgacctagttagtggtgatgcaagccacgatcttagttcaatgtataaatagaacttagatcagatagaagagggctctctagagatcaaagatcatatagcaagtctgtatttgtaagctgtaaaccagatcaagcaatacaatcttgcccccctttcttcccgtggatgtagatttacctcagtaaatcgaaccacgtaattccttgtgtcgtgatctatatttattacctgcatttactaccatcaaaaattcgccctaccatcactggcgccgtctgtgggaaacagagaaccaaatttgtgataaagcgagtttttgatcctcttccaccaaaaaaaatgcataccagatcacgtaacacccataataccgttcgtgataaccatgaggaagctagtccagcccgcaggtctggaaaacagcctcgggagaaatctacttccagttctcacggagaaggaacaagccgctcaaagactcatcgcaccgagtcttcccagcagcccaatttgaacgaggctgtcaagttgtttttggccgagaagcaggaagagttcttaattttcctgcaaaagggccaaaagccggagacgaaaacggtggattctccctcctcatccagacatgaaagtcgctaccgcagtagtgccgtgtcttccaggaagaagaatcctcaaccccgacatgttcctgttcctcctcggtaccggaatcacaggagaactccatctcctccataccgaagaggtgtcgggttcgccatgtacggagcattgaagactccgttctcggacaatatcacccgaactcccttaccacagaactaccgaactccgtcaatgacttatgacgggttagtgaatcctcatgacttcctgggacgctatcagtataacatggtgaaccagggtctcaatgaggtccatatgtgcaagctgtttcccgagctgcttatcgggaacgcaagaaggtggttcgatagcctcccccaaggcagcattagatcttaccgggatctaatggatgccttccacaggaggttctttcagaaagcggaagcccgaagcacttcggctcagctgctttctatacgtcaaggtcgtgacgaaaagatcagcgactttatgacgagattccacaaggaatgcctacaagtagatgatctcaatgatctacttgtcatttcggcattccaaaatggaatcctgcccggagatctctacagaaagctcgtggaatgcagtccgcaaacagctcaagagatgtgggacattgcggaccagttttctcgtgccgatgaggcggaccgtcgaaaacggtctttagacagctcatctagagaagacaaaaagaagcccgatcatagcaatcagaggcttcctcgccgaactccttccccactaaaggagggatagcggtcatccgaggtgatcaaaaaagagcaagaatgtttgcagattgcgcttaaaagtgccgagcaatcagctcggcaccatcaagcatagcaatcacagcagccggagtcagaggcaggcgaaatgaccgaagtcacaccggagccgaactcgatggtgtacggcactgaagccgtgattccggttgagaacggcatacccagtccccgaactcttaatttctcagcagaactgaatgaggacggactgagagccgaactagatctggccgaagaaagaagagaattggcctgcataaaagcagccaagtacaaggagcaagtagcccggtattataaccaaagggtgaaaaagctgcaatttcaagtgggagatctcgtcttgagaaacaacgaagtaagccgagcagaaaagctgggcaaactcgaacccacatgggaaggtccatatcgggtgtcagaagtcctcggcaaagggtcttacaaattgactcacatgtcaggagaacaagcaccccgaacatggtacatttccaacctcaagaagttccatttgtaagagacagtccggtcagtcagtcttgtgtctagttcggtcctaggggtatgtgcttgcTTTGTTTcttgtgcgttttgtttgtctatgtgcgttttgtctgtctatgtgcgtgtcgtctcttacaaatgttactgaggtatcttgttcttcgaaggctgatcccctttttagaacatatataagccaacgattgtgagtccaagcttctaaggaggatacaagaccacaattcagcttaagaaacaagcagtccgtctgaaacgaactgcaacaaagggaaagtccgatccacgcgataaaactcgccgaattaggacaagggaaagtccgatccacgcgataaaactcgccgaattaggacaagggaaagtccgatccacgcgataaagctcgccaaattaggacacaagcttagtccggtcaaagaaatttacttcataagaccaaagacgagtccggtcaaagaagtttacttcataagaccaaagacgagtccggtcaaagaagtttatttcataagaccgaggactaagtccggtcaaagaagtttacttcataagaccaaagacgagtccggtcaaagaagcttacttcataagaccgaggacgagtccggtcaaagaagtttacttcataagaccgaggacgagcacgatgaaatttttttcgctgagctgtaaatacgcagtgatagaagcgaaatgaagatttcatttattaaaacttgttcggcatacaattctgctgccctacgagaaggcgttacgccattacaaaggactattctactgtccctggttgctaaagttgagccatctattcacaaaatcctcgtgaagccgagttcgggcgttctcggcagctgaagaataagcaggtcgacgagatgctctaatcgacctaccgcctcttccctgagcccgggaagctctagcacctcggcggcgaagagtctcttcacgaagcatttgttgatcttgctcactcataatcacagctcctctacgaacttcagtccgtccttgtcttgacgtttccggttgctcctgagtccgttctcgtcttgacgtttccggttgctcctgagtccgttctcgtcttgacgtttccggttgctcctgagttcgttgctgatttggagtaggattttgagcaagtggatcagaggtttgagctggagtatgagcatctgttggcgggaaatgcctaaggaatctctcgattgaaggacgccgggaaagaacaatgtcgtaccgagaagcccagcgccgcaatgatttcacaacttgttggcaagccgagctctccagcgcattgttcctccggagtacatgatattcctcccacagttcgtcaactcgttcctgaacttcagagatggtcattcccccgcgcctgcagatgaaatcctcatacgcagtcctctcagcgacggcagtgttcagctcggcctccagatctttcttttcggactctaagtccttattgtcggcctccagcttcactaaacaagccaagagttcgtcattcttcatctggtcagctatggcttttttctcagcttcgtctaaagcagaagagtacagccgcttccagtgaagtacctccagctccttaagagttaagaatacaaagcagctatgtcagttcggcatttcagtttactgagcaggtagtaaaccacaacaggagtaaaagagagtacgaaaagctatacgaagacacaagtgcagaaagaagaattttttcattcataagaaaaaatttttttacacaaggagggcttcaaagccattttacaacaaggaagaaactaaaccaagagaagggagacgaaatcatactccgccagcttcgtctccggctcctcggtgaggttcagcttccttctccttgtctgcctcagcttcagcctcggcctccctgctcctcccagcctgctcggtgcccccatcaccgatcagcagcacctcttgctcggcctgcctgtctccggtctgctgatcaggctgctcggtctcaccctctccgtggaaaattggagcgggtgaaactggccctaaagaggcaaagatagcctccatattctcgtcccggtcagctcggcaactacgaactcggtcagcagaaagcaggaccgaggacgaagcaagctcctcaaggagcggcagactctggagacgagctgctatctctcggccgtacagcggcaggacgacttcgggcccttgctcggcattatcggtcatcagtttcagaagatcaccgacaaaggccgaaaattgattgctcagaaagagtttctccgcgaaagcacggagaacctccccttgggcaaccacggcggcagcatccctccgtttcgtctgctctcgctggatgacgagctggtttttggcaaactgggcttcatcctgggccgagatcctagcagctctggccttctcaaagtcggccttagcctgttcggcctggtgacgagctgccgccaacttcctctgcatctctgcataatcgttggacgctttggagagttcaacggcgacgagcttagagagcatatcgttcctctgaaaatggaaaaaggaaaaagtcaaccgaggggccacaaaaaaaaaatacaggaaaaaagcaaggccagaaaatcaagaacagaattcacctcggcgaagtccgtgggccataaaaagggctcacagatatgttccgaaggaggcgccaagaccacgtctttctctgccgctcttgggggcttctgggtcttccctttcccctttgccgaagtggactccggcttttttggatccgaagaggtcttttgcctcttcggattcttctcggcatcagacgccgagctggtggttttcggcctctccggttccttagattcggaggatttgcggctaatcttgttcagcaagttcactgccaaaaagcaagaaaacaaggttagttttcgtcgtcaagacagtaatgcataaaaaagaattcctcaccctcagtctcttcgtccgaagacgaggagtcgaacgcgaagtcgcccttgacgagctcagactccaggtactgcttcctaatcataggaatcttattgagctcgccctcgagctcgtccaacggttctaaccgaggatgaggaatcacggacttcggccctctccagggaaagtccggagccgctgtcctattataaaaaaagaagcgatgctgccactttggccacttggttttgcagaaggccctaaaaggctgtaaagggatcaagtaaaaccaagatccttttctcttaaactggaagaaattaaggattgccctcagagacagatccttatctagcctacgcagttcggcagcaaaggccgataagtgcctccaagagttcggagtcacctgacctaaagggagttgaaaaaaatctagcaactctacaaaggcagggggaagagggaaacgaagcccgcattccaagccggcttcataaacggtggcgtaaccctccggcggcgagtcagccctatgaaggtcgtcgggaatcgcaaccttccccccaggaaaaaaatatttttcgtgtagggatatcacagtatccttactcaagatgctgtgaaaatactctacggtcttctccccggattctttccggctagaagaccccttatcccctttcctaccgctacctgactcagaagaagaagaagaagacatagttcttactctttgaaagtttgaagaaattctgaagaaattcttgaaagcggaaggaaatttttacgcaaaagagagagattgcagaagaagcaatagcaaaagtgttcaactgatgaagaaaggacgtatttatcagattcggagaagatttcaaaatcatcgcaccgtttcgaatcccaccttttcaggattcaacggccggattttactgtcgcatttaatgcagtcacgcgcaaggcacgtcccctgacgtcagcctcccccgtacctttatccagaatgccgaagtgactcgcttcgccgaagtgattcacttcacttttcggggggggtagtgatggggtacgtactaaacaagcccaatagcagtgacggcccatcagcccaaagcccaaggaagagtatcagttcggcattaccaaagagttcggccccagcctacagctcggtaaaagccaaccaatcagttcggcattaccaaagagttcggccccagcctacagctcggtaaaagccgaccaatcaagctctactctcagatcggcaaaagctgctcggcaatagttcagaagttcggtctcagtattcgaccgaactgggagatagtggactcatgcagaacctccacgacctccactacacgatctatttagtggtgtcaactcatgcaggatagcggaccaaacaaagagatagtggacccatgcaggatctcatgacctccacgacatccactacctagttagtggtgatgcaagccacgacctagttagtggtgatgcaagccacgatcttagttcaatgtataaatagaacttagatcagatagaagagggctctctagagatcaaagatcatatagcaagtctgtatttgtaagctgtaaaccagatcaagcaatacaatcttgcccccctttcttcccgtggatgtagatttacctcagtaaatcgaaccacgtaattccttgtgtcgtgatctatatttattacctgcatttactaccatcaaaaattcgccctaCCATCAGAAACCTTCAATTTCAACAATAATACAATCCTTatttaatcaaataaatatatagtcCCACACTAATAAATCAATTGAATCAATAAATAatcactaccaccaccactcaATCCCACTTGTATTCACAAAAGAATTCCCACTACCAAATCAAAActaacattttaaaaaaatatatcacacTCTTCAAACAAATTTCAACTCCGCCGGCGGCGAAACCCGCGCCTTCTTCGCCGGGTGCGGGCTTTCGACTTCGTCCTCGCCGCCGAATCTCCGCCAGAACTGATCAGGGAACGCCGGCAGGTTGAGGTCGAAATCCCGGTGGCTAACAGTGGACCCCACCCCTTCCGACGagctggcggcggcggcggagccgTCGTAGTGCCTGCGCTTGTGCCCTCCCAAGGCCTGCCCCGTGGGGAAGCGCTTGTGGCAGATGGTGCACTCGTGGACTCTCCCTCCGGCGCCGGAGGTCGTTGTCACGGCGGAGGCGGTGGAGAGCTCATCGCCGCCGTCGCCGGAGGTGAGCTTTCGGTGGCTGGCTTTGTGGCCGCCCAAGGCTTGGTAGGACCCGAACGTCTTGTTGCAAACGGAGCACTTGTAAACCGCCAGCGGTGGGAGGCTTTTCTGCGGTGGCGCCGCCGGGGAGGAGGCGGCGCCGCCTCGGGCAAGCATGATGAGGCAAAGAGCAAGGTACTCCTCTTCGGTGGGGTGATCGGAGGTGCGGGGGCGCTTCGAGCGCTTTCCCTTCGACCACGGCTCGAGGTAGTTTATGGTGGCGGCGTTGTCGAGTTTGAATGACGGCGGCGCCGGAGTGGTCGGAGAGTTGAGGGCTTGAAGGGCCATTGTTTTTTTCTCTTAGCTAAGGAGaatgtgtttgtgtattttttggaaGGAGATTTAGGAGAGTGTTTTTTTGGTTGTATTTTTGTTGTTGAATGATAATTAAATGAGAGTGGAATAGGTTTTATATAAGGGAGTGTTTGGCGGTTGGGTGGAAGTTGCTTCACAAGTGGTGGGAAAGTGAgaaatggagtactatatttacTAGGAAATTAATAAACATATATGGTTAAATTAGCACGTTTAGTTTAATCACTTTATGTGTTACCGTGAATgtcaagaaaaaatattttaatctcTTTGTCATAACTTACTAGTTTTGTTTCTTATATTCAGTTCTCCAcaaaatttgtttattttgaaattttaataaattattcttTCTAATAAGTTCTTCGCTAAGTAACAATATTAATTCTAcaattctttctttcttctatctctttcatactttatcaaatactatgaattagtactaAAACTTATGAGATCTACTATAAGAATTTTGGTAGTGAAGGAAGGATGtaaaagttatttttattaCGTATAAAATTTactgatttttaaaaatgactGATGTCATAAATAAACGTTATTTTATCatgaataaaaatgaatatttttataaataaaaaatcataacGTGAGAAAGTTGGATTCAACCTGAGTAGGAGTGAGCTTCACTCTTGTACTAGTAATTTTTAGAAAGTTAATAATTGTACAGAGAGAAGCATGTCGTTAGttcttaaattttgaaattagagcatctattatgaaatttaaaaaaatggtaaatagGGCATTTCTTTAAATGAAAAAGGGGTGTGAATTTGACAATTTGTGGATAATTTGAAGGATATATATGAGGGACGAGTAACCAAATAAATAGAGAGCTCGAATCATATGAGTATGAAAATAGAAATATGTTTTCAAGAAGTGTGACGTAGTGGTGTGAGGTAGGTGATAATGATGGAGAAATAGTGTGTGTGTGGTGTGTATAAGAGTGTATTCGGTCAACTTGTGACTGAAGACTGGGTGTGAAGTCTAAGGTTGACTTGGTCCAAGTCAAAATTCCTGCACTACTCTTACTTCACCTCATccttaaaacaaaacaaaacaaaataaaaataaaataaattttggtGAAGGTATGTGTAttctataattttaaaattctaaatgtATCATTGGGTTGCCTGGGAAGTGTAGAATCTTATCTTCAAATTGAATTAGTTATTATCAAAGGTATTCATCAGCAGATCGCATGCTGGATTATACTACATCCGtctccaaagagtatgaactttgggttcggcacaagttttaataaataagggaaaatataagcgaaagagaaagagaaagagaaagagagagaggataGTGGAAATAAAATTAGTGAAGAGTGGAGTCCACATTATTATAATggtaatgatataagttgtaaataaaatgacgtATAAGGGTAgtattttgtttgaatttttcaaaattagaaagttcatactctttggggacggacaaaaaatgaaatagttcatactctctctggggacggagggagtaggtaTTTATCTTCAATGTTTATAAATACCTAAATTTGATTAACTTAAATAAAAGGTAATGATTCTGGGGTAATCGAATTGCTGACATCGAAATCTAAAGTGGGAATGGAATCATTATccaattaatattaaattaaaattatactcaATAATGGATTTTATCATGTATCCAACATGTGAATGTGATCCAATTGCAAAAATGCCCTCATAATTAATACCATAGTCTTTGATCCAGTTGCACGATGTCATCATAATTAATATCCATAGTCTTTGAACATTAGGTTGTTTACCTAATAGATATACAATCTATCTAACTTTTGACTGGGAAATAAGAGTACAATGCATCTACTCTTGAGTGGATTTATTGTAGATTATTATGTTTTTTAAAGATTTTTATTTgttggaaaatatatatatatcgaaTAACAGATTCAGGTAATGGAACTGTGGTTTAGATTCAGTGAAGAATAATGTTGTTGCTGGTGTCAAAAGACAGGCTGTGCAGCATCCGTCGCATGCAATGGTAGCAAGCGAAGAACGAAAGTGAACCCCGCTCCAAATGGTTGGGTGGAACTTTCGCACCGTGTGGTCGATAACATCTTCAAAGGTCGAATTAAATGGAGAGTTCCTATTTTGTATgagtaatatatataaacatatatTACTACTACCTACTTAAACAAATTAAGCATCATAAATCTACAACTACCATTAAGTTTTGCTACTCATCTGAAAATTACTGAAACACATATATACGGGTAGGCCTGGGAaacggttctcggttaaccgagaaccgaaagGTTAGAACCGAATAACCGTTATTttctaatatttaatttttatatatttattttagttttaaaaaagtaaaaattagaATTGTAAAAAGGTTAAAAACCTAATTACCGCTCACAATATTCACACCACGCCGCTGCTCTCACGTTCTCTGCAACTGCTCCACCTCCACGCCGTTGCTGCTCTTCTCTCCTCTCCACGCTGTTGCTTGGATAGAAGGTATGCTCTTCTTTTCTCTTCATGCATGCTGCTGTCCGAAATTTACTACATGTCTAATACTTCGCAATATGCAGGCTTATTTAGCAGATTAGGAATTATCTAATGTATAtgttatattatactccctccgtccgctattaggagtctcatttcttggcggcacgggttttaagaaatgttaaaaaaatgagttgaaaaaaagttagtggaatagagatctcacttgtatatattagttttaaatgaaatgtgagtagaatgagtgaGTGGAAGGTGGAACCCtgttaccatttatggtaaaagtgaaccgggactcctatttgcggacggactaaaatggaaaaacgggactcctatttgtggacggagggagtattatttaacttATGTTGCACAGGTTAGGAATTATTGTTGGTGAGATAGATTAGTGAAGGAGGTAATTAGTGTGAGGGATTTATACGTGTGTTGTTCAAGATTAGATGATTAAATTAGGTTTTGTAATTTGTTATCATGTGATACGATCTCATATCTTaggaaatcacaattatttagttatcttttatttcatcatatcttttccatatctctgttttcttattcaataagttaggttaGTAATATTccagtattataaataggagagcttgttatcattttattcaatcaattaatgaaatattttctccacCAAGGATAACGTGTGTTTTTCAATCCTAACtttggattccctccgccgatcctaattgaacgccggagtattctatcaaccgccgagttatctgcccgacgggagcgactcccgcgcacagaaactctgCCACCGTCCGCCGAGCCTATTGGTCGCCGGAAATTGatctccaccgccgagcgaaactcgccgccggtgcttgttaagggaaacacccttaacaactggtgctttcatccagagctCAACCATGGCCGATCAGCCCCGACGCTTCACGGCGAGTAGCTACCTCGGTGACGGATGGCAGCGGATACGACGAGACGACCCGGAGTCAAGCAGCGCGCTGCGCAATGGATCAGGGGCGCTCGTACCTACTTTGTCAGCGCTAGACAAAATTATGGCAAGATTTGATCAATTGGAATTTAAATTGGATGCGAGGGATAAAAGGGTTGATAGGTTGAAGGCCACACGCCTTCCCAAACCGGAT
This genomic interval from Salvia splendens isolate huo1 chromosome 13, SspV2, whole genome shotgun sequence contains the following:
- the LOC121760187 gene encoding zinc finger protein ZAT10-like, which gives rise to MALQALNSPTTPAPPSFKLDNAATINYLEPWSKGKRSKRPRTSDHPTEEEYLALCLIMLARGGAASSPAAPPQKSLPPLAVYKCSVCNKTFGSYQALGGHKASHRKLTSGDGGDELSTASAVTTTSGAGGRVHECTICHKRFPTGQALGGHKRRHYDGSAAAASSSEGVGSTVSHRDFDLNLPAFPDQFWRRFGGEDEVESPHPAKKARVSPPAELKFV